The Acidobacteriota bacterium genome contains the following window.
CTGACGTAACCCGCGTAGCGCATGGTCGTGCTGATCGCCGAGTGCCCCATCAGCTTCTGTACAGTCCTCACGTCCACCCCCTGCATCAGCCAGTGGCTGCAACGGAATCGCCTCAGATCGTGAAACCCAACCTTCAACCCCACCCTCTCGGCAGCACGGCATAGAGACTTGCCGGGATTCACCCATCTCGTCCCGGTCCTGCTGTTGACAAAGACGTATGAGGTGTTCAGGTACCGTGGGAGCCCTGCCAGATATCCGGTGGCGTACTGCGAGAGCGGGAGCTCCCTCGTCTCGTCGTTCTTGGTGAATTCTACCCATAACAGCCTCCGGGATAGGTCCACCCGTTTCCAGGTGAGCGACAAGGCTTCGCCCTTTCGAATCCCCGTCTCGCCGATCACCGCGATCATGGCTTGCAGGTAGGGGTTGTTCACCGCCTCGACCAGGTCGCGGAACTGCTGAACCGTCAAGGGCCGGAAGACCTTCTTGGGTTCTTTGAGTTTGGGGAACCGAATCAGCGGGTGCGTGTCCACTTCCCCGCACTCCAGCGCGTAGGAAAATAGCTTGCTGATGGCGGCGATGGCGCGGTTCACCGTGGCCGGTTTGACTTGTTCCTTCCTCTGGGCGACGTAGCGGTGCAGGTCCTTGCGTTGGAACTCCTTCAGGGGAATGTTCCCCAGCATGGCATTGAGGCTCTTGAACGAACCCTCATAGCTCCGCCAGGAGCGCATGCGAGGTTTGCAGTACTCCTCAAGAAAACGCTTGTAGAAGCTGTGTACCGTCCAGATGGTGCGCTTCCCGCCGGCGAGTTCCTGCTTGAGCTGCTTCCAGGTGCCGTCCAGGATGCTGGACTCGATTCGTGTTCGAAGCGCCTGTGCGCTTCGGTAGTTGGGGGCGTACATTCGGAGCCGACCGGATCCGTTCGGCCAGTACTTGCTGACGACGTATCGTCTCCTCCCCCGGCGATCCTTCACTTTATAGATGCCCATGCATCTCCTCCTTTCTGGATCCGGGTTCTTCGCCGTGGGACGAATCGTACCACGGCTCCAGAGAATCAACGCAGGCGTTCAAGTCCACCAGGGCGGAGACCCGGCGGCAGGCTCTTCCGCCAGTTTGGGGTGAACCCCGCCAAGACCGGTGACGGAGCGGTCGTCCAAGACTTTCGGAAGAGGTCCCGAAGCGAGTTGAAGAAGGATTCGAGTTGAAGAAGGAATGAGGAGCCGGGGCCGGGGCTCAATTTCGGACCGGCGCGGGGCGTCCACATTGTCGAGCCATCGACGCTGTCGGATTCCTCACTCACCCAGTAGGCGACGCATTCCTTTCCACAGTCCCCCAGGGACTTTTCCACGTACAAGCCACTAGAGTTCTCTTTATGAAACGACCAGCGATCAGGTGTTACTAGTAGTAGTTCCGGGCCGGATGTGGAAACCGACAGAGGGAGAATTCGGGACCGGACCCCGCAAAGCAGCAACGACTCACCTCACAAAAGTGATCTGGACGCCGGTGGGGAGCCCCCATAGACTAGTGTGAGCACGAAGAGGGAAGAATCATAGCTAGTGACGGTCGAGGACTGCTACCGGCAGTGCCTCTAGGGGACAAAGCCGCGGTTGGGACAGATCGCCTCCACGCGCGGTTCACGGGTCAGGAGGAAGACCGCCGCCGGTAGAAAGCAGGCCGAGGCAGATAGAGAAATATCCATGCCAGCGTTACTCATTGCCCTGTCCGTTGCAGCCGAGATCCAGTCCGGCTTGGCTGGGGACCAAGACCGCGATTCTTTCCAAGGGACCATGTAACAGTTTCACCAAGAGGCCGTCCCAGAGCATCTCCAGAGCCTCGTTGAAGAGGTGGGAAGGGAAGGGGGAAAGTGCCACCTATGACGCCGGTGGAGATCAGCCGGCGCTGGCACGGTGAGGCGGGGAGCGCTGGAAGCAACGCGACTTTGTATTCCTCCGTCCGTCCAAACCCCCGGCGCTGGAAACGACCGGGAAGTGCCAGATGCAGGAGAGGCTGTGGTGATTCCTGTCGCTCAGACTGACTTGAGCTCACTAGAGAGCCAAGAAGGAGGAGTCTTGAAATCTAA
Protein-coding sequences here:
- a CDS encoding tyrosine-type recombinase/integrase encodes the protein MGIYKVKDRRGRRRYVVSKYWPNGSGRLRMYAPNYRSAQALRTRIESSILDGTWKQLKQELAGGKRTIWTVHSFYKRFLEEYCKPRMRSWRSYEGSFKSLNAMLGNIPLKEFQRKDLHRYVAQRKEQVKPATVNRAIAAISKLFSYALECGEVDTHPLIRFPKLKEPKKVFRPLTVQQFRDLVEAVNNPYLQAMIAVIGETGIRKGEALSLTWKRVDLSRRLLWVEFTKNDETRELPLSQYATGYLAGLPRYLNTSYVFVNSRTGTRWVNPGKSLCRAAERVGLKVGFHDLRRFRCSHWLMQGVDVRTVQKLMGHSAISTTMRYAGYVSSHALQSIREAQANEDSQTQPATNRQRVRTKRENLEGRIVINC